TGCAGCTCTCAGTCAAATTAACCGTCTCATATTCCATCCATCTTCTCTTGTTGGAGACCACATCCTTTAGAAACTTAGCATAACTGGGCATCTGTTGTAGTGCCTCCACCAGAGGGATGTTGATCTGCATCTTTCTGAATATATCCAAGAACCTCGAAAATTCTGCAtccgtcttcttcttctgcacCCGTTGAGGATAAGGAATCCTCACTTCAGTAGGAGTGTGAGCTGCAGGTGTTGTAGATAAGGCTGGAACTGCGTTCTCCTTAGGTAGAGTGGTGACCTGAATCGTCTCCGTTTCATCTTCCTCAACTAATTCCTCCTCTTCAATAGTCTTCTCTGCTACTTTCCCTTCATTTCCTGGGGGCATTGAGGGTCCCTCATAGCTCGTCCCACTCCGCATGTTTATAGCTTTGCAGTCCTTGGGATTGACAATGGTGGTAGAAGGGAATTTTCCCGGTTGAGTAAGAGTACTCACAGTCTGGGAAATCTGGCTGATCTGAACATCAATGTTCTTCAAATGAGTGGCCATTCCTTGTACATCCGTCTCGACCTTCTCCATCCTCTGATTGTTCTGCTCCATGACCTTATTAGATTGTAGCATGAAAGACTTGAGTATATCCTCTGTGGTCATCTTCTTGGGGTCGTTCACCATCCCATCAGAAACTGTGAATCCCGGAGGAGGCTGCAGGGCATTATTGGGGTTCCCATAAGAGAGATTGGGATGCCCTTTGTTCCCATACTGATTGTATCCTCCACTATTAAATTTCGGGCGTGAGTTGTTGTAATACCTGTTGCCCCACTGCTGCACATAATTCGCATCCTCTATGTTTCCTTGGGACTCTTGAGACGGTTGCCCCATCGCCATGCAGTCGAACTTCATGGTTAAGGCATCCAGCTTGTCAGATAAGGTGCTCATCGTATCATGATCCATGATTGAAGCCACCCTATGCACCTTACTCCTTTCGTTGCTCCATCCTTCATCACTGGATGCAAGCTCTTCAATCACCTCCAACGCCTCCTCCTCCCCTTTCTTGAGAAGATTACCTCCTGCGCTAAGATTTAACTCCCGTTGTGCTTCAGGTATGCATCCCTTGAAGAATATAATGACTTGTACTGTTGGGGACAACCCATGATCGGGACACCTCTTCAGCAAGGCTTTGAATCTCCCCCATGCATCTCTAATAGTCTCTGCAGGAGTCATCTGAAAATCAATGATCTCGTGTTGTCTCTTAATAGCCTCGCTAGGGGGATAGAACTTCTCAAGGAATTtgtggaccatgtcatcccaTGTTCTAATGGTCCTCGGTGCCAAGCTCTCAAACCAATCCTTTGCTGCGTCTTTGAAAAGAGTTTGATTTGTGCTAAGGCTGTTCAGATAAGAAAATAACAGGttccctagatccagcaagtccactagatcactcggtctaggaactcgtgggTTGCGAGGAATCCCGGTCATCGGACACACAAAGCACttttcctttaaaaaaaaccctcaaccactttactaaacctagtatagggaagtagggatcgatcccacagagaaggatgcgtaag
The nucleotide sequence above comes from Salvia hispanica cultivar TCC Black 2014 chromosome 5, UniMelb_Shisp_WGS_1.0, whole genome shotgun sequence. Encoded proteins:
- the LOC125189824 gene encoding uncharacterized protein LOC125189824; protein product: MVHKFLEKFYPPSEAIKRQHEIIDFQMTPAETIRDAWGRFKALLKRCPDHGLSPTVQVIIFFKGCIPEAQRELNLSAGGNLLKKGEEEALEVIEELASSDEGWSNERSKVHRVASIMDHDTMSTLSDKLDALTMKFDCMAMGQPSQESQGNIEDANYVQQWGNRYYNNSRPKFNSGGYNQYGNKGHPNLSYGNPNNALQPPPGFTVSDGMVNDPKKMTTEDILKSFMLQSNKVMEQNNQRMEKVETDVQGMATHLKNIDVQISQISQTVSTLTQPGKFPSTTIVNPKDCKAINMRSGTSYEGPSMPPGNEGKVAEKTIEEEELVEEDETETIQVTTLPKENAVPALSTTPAAHTPTEVRIPYPQRVQKKKTDAEFSRFLDIFRKMQINIPLVEALQQMPSYAKFLKDVVSNKRRWMEYETVNLTESCSAIIQKKLPAKMKYPRSFTISCLVADFQEGRALCDLGASINLMSCSFFQKLKIGVHRPTTISLQMADITVLYPKGIVEDILVKVGEFIFPADFVVLDMEEDKHVPLILGRPFLATGRALIDVHKGELTL